The genomic window CCATCCTCGACGTCAAGCGCGGCGACATCGGCTCCACCATGGGCGGCTACGCCCAGGCCTACCTCGCCGACGGCGCCCCGCTCGCCGCCGACGCCATCACCGTCTCGCCCTACCTCGGCTACGGCTCGCTCGCCCCGGCGCTCGACCTGGCCGCGCAGACCGGCCGCGGCGTCTTCGTCCTCGCGCTCACCTCGAATCCGGAGGGGGCCTCGGTGCAGCACGCGGTGGGGGAGTCGGAGCGCTCCGTCGCGCGCTCCGTCGTCGAGGGCGCGGCCGGCTCCAACGCGGTCGCGCGCGCGGCCGGGACGCTCGGCAGCGTCGGCCTCGTCGTCGGCGCCACGATCGGCGACGCCGTCGACCGGCTCGGGATCGACCTGGCCGCGGCCAACGCGCCCCTGCTCGCCCCCGGCGTCGGCGCCCAGGGCGCCGGGGCCGCCGAGCTCGAGGCCGTCTTCGGGGCGGCCCGCCGCAACGTCCTCGCGTCGACCTCCAGGGGCGTGCTGCGCGCCGGCCCGGACGCGGCGGACCTGCGCGAGGCCGCGAGGACCGCGACGGACCAGGCGGCGCGCGCGCTGCGCGCCTGACGAGCGACCCGCACTAGCACGCCAGGTGCGACCCTCGCCACACCGCGAGGCCCTGAGCAGCGGGGTCGCCTCCGGAAACCGTCGGAGACGACCCCGCTGCGGCGCCCACGCCGGGCGTTCGGCCCCCGAAGGCCGGGTTCGCACCGTATCCTTGCCTCGTCCGACGATTGTCTATCGACGAAGGAGACCGGCCATGGCGCTGCCTGTGCTCACCCAGGAGCAGCGAGCCGACGCCCTCGCCCGGGCCGCACGGGCCCGCACCCGCCGCGCCGAGGTCAAGGTGTCCCTCAAGAACGGCTCCATGCGCCTGTCGGAGTTCCTCGACGCCGCGAAGGACGACGAGGTCCTCGGCAAGATGAAGGTCGTCTCCCTCCTCCAGTCCATGCCCCGCGTCGGCGCCACCACCGCCGGCGCCGTCATGGCCGAGGTCGGCATCTCCTCCTCCCGCCGCGTCCGCGGCCTGGGCGCCCACCAGCGCGCCGAGCTCGTCCGCCGCTTCGGCTGAGCGTGAGCCTCGCGACGGTGCCCCTCCCCGTCTTCGTCAGCGCCGCCGCGTGAGCGATGATCGGGTCATGAGCGCGCCCACCCCGTCCCGAGCCCCCCGCCTCACCGTCGTCGCCGGTCCCACCGCCGTCGGCAAGGGGACGATCGTGGCCGAGCTGCGCCGCCGCCACCCCGAGCTCTTCATCTCCGTCTCCGCGACCACCCGCTTGCCCCGCCCCGGCGAGGTCGACGGGGTGCACTACCACTTCGTCTCCGACGAGCAGTTCGACCGCCTCGTCGCCGACGGCCAGATGCTCGAGTGGGCCCTCGTCCACGGCCAGAACCGCTACGGGACGCCCCGCGGCCCGGTCCAGGGCGAGCTCGACGCCGGGCGCCCGGCCCTCCTCGAGATCGACCTCGCCGGCGCCCGTCAGGTCCGCCACTCCATGCCGGAGGCGCAGCTCGTGTTCATCGCGCCGCCCTCCTGGGACGAGCTCGTCTCCCGGCTCGTCGGGCGCGGCACCGAGGGCGAGGCCGAGCGGGAGCGGCGACTGGCCACCGCCCGGGTCGAGATGGACGCGGCCGATGAGTTCGACCGGGTCATCGTCAACGACACCGTGGCGCGTGCCACGGACGAGCTCGAGGAGCTCCTCGGCCTGGCGGGCTAGACTGTCACGGTTGCAACCGCGTCCACGAAAGCAGGAGAAGCACATGCTCGGAACCTCCGCTCAGCCCGAGGGCATCACCAACCCGCCCATCGACGAGCTGCTCGAGAAGGTCGACTCCAAGTACGCGCTCGTGGTGGAGGCCGCCAAGCGCGCCCGCCAGATCAACAGCTACACCCAGCAGCTCGAGGACAACCAGTTCGACTACTTCGGCCCCCTCGTCGAGACCGAGGCCGAGGAGAAGCCGCTCGGCATCGCCCTGCGCGAGATCGCCGGCGACAAGCTCGAGGTCATCCCCGGCGACGAGGCCCGCGCCCGCCGCGCCGAGGCCGAGGCCGCCCGCCAGGCCGCCGAGGAGGACATGTTCGCCGACATCTCCCTCGACTCCCCGATCACGCTGGGCGACGAGGGCCAGGACGGCGGCACCGCCACGTCCCTGGACGACATCCAGTTCTGACACCCGGCCGGGCCCAGCCCACCGGAACGAGGAGCGACCGAGCCATGAGCAGCTCGCCCCAGCGCGCCGCGACCCCCACGGGGACGCGGCGCGTTGTCGTCGGCGTCTCCGGGTCCATCGCGGCCTACAAGGCGCCCTTCGTCGTCCGCCTGCTGCGGGCCGCCGGCCACGAGGTCCGCGTCGTTCCGACCGAGGCCGCCCTGCGCTTCATCGGCGCCCCGGCGCTCGCCGCCGTCTCCGGGCACCCGGTCGACACGGGCGTCTTCGACGACCCGGCCGCCGTCGAGCACGTCGCCGTGGGGGAGTGGGCCGAGCTCGTCCTCATCGCACCCGCCAGCGCGGACCTCCTCGCGCGCCTGGCCGCCGGCCGCGCCGACGACCTCCTCACCGCCACGGTCCTCACGACGACGGCGCCCGTCGTCGTCGCCCCGGCCATGCACACCCAGATGTGGCTCAACCCCGCCACCGTCGAGAACGTCGCCACGCTGCGCCGTCGCGGGGTCACCGTCATCGAGCCGGACTCCGGCCGCCTCACCGGGGCCGACTCCGGCGTCGGCCGCTTCCCCGAGCCCGAGCGCGTGGTCGCCGAGGCACTCGCCGTGCTCGGGGGCGACGGCGCCCCGCGTGCCGGCGCTCCGGCGGCGCTCACGGACCAGGACCTCGCTGGACGGCACGTCGTCGTCTCGGCGGGCGGCACCCGCGAGCCCCTCGACCCGGTCCGCTTCCTCGGCAACCGCTCCTCGGGGCGCCTCGGCACCCTCATCGCCGCCGAGGCCGCGCGGCACGGCGCCCGCGCCACCCTCGTCGCCGCCAACGTCGGCTCCGACGTGCTCGCCCTGCTGCCCGCAGGCGTCGAGGTCGTTCCCGTCGGCACCGCCCTCGAGCTCGAGGCCGCCGTCCGCACCGCATGCGCGGACGCCGCCGCCGTCGTCATGACCGCCGCCGTCGCCGACTTCCGCCCCGCCGTCGTCTCCGGCACCAAGATCAAGAAGCACGGCCTCGACGGGGACGGCGCAGGGCATGGCGGAGCGTCGGGCGCTGCGAAGGGAGACGCGCGCCCGGCGCCCATCGAGCTCGTCGAGAACCCCGACGTGCTCGCCGGCCTCGTTACCCGCCCGCCGCGCACCGACGGCGGGCGCACCCTCGTCGTCGGCTTCGCCGCGGAGACCGGCGACGCCACCGGTGACGTCCTCGCCCACGGCGCCGCCAAGGCCCGCCGCAAGGGCGCCGACCTGCTCGCCGTCAACGCCGTCGGCGACGGCGTCGGCTTCGGTGACGTCGACTCCGCCGTCGTCGTGCTCGACCGCGACGGCGCGGAGGTGGCTCGGGCGGCCGGCTCCAAGGGCCACATCGCCGCTGGCCTCGTCAACCTGATCGCGGCGCGTCTGGCCTGACTATCTTCTCACCCGGGACCACCCGGTCCGGGAGGTGAGACCCGTGCCTATGGTGGCCGTGAGGGCCGACCGCGCGGCGGCCCTCGGAAACCGGCACCGCGCGCGGAAGTGACCTGCATGACCCGAGCGTCCACCAGAGAGATGACCGTCGCCGAGATGATCGAGGCGGTGCTGCGCCCGCCCCTGCCGGTGCGCTTCACCGGCTACGACGGCAGCTCGACGGGACCCGAGGACGCGACCGTCACCTTCCACGTCGTCCGCCCCCGCGCCATCCGCTACGCCCTCACCGCCCCCGGCGACCTCGGCCTCGCCCGCGCCTACCTCATGGGCGACATCACCACTGAGGGCGTCGAGCCAGGCAACCCCTACGAGGCCTTCGGCGACCTCGAGAAGCTCAAGCACTGCCTGCGCCGCCCCTCGGCCTCCCAGGCCCGCCGGATGCTCGCCACCGTCGGCGTGCGCAACCTGCGCACCCCCGAGATCCCCGAGACCGAGGCCGACCCCATGTGGAAGCGCACCCTCAAGGGACTGCGCCCCCACTCCGAGAGGGCCGACTCCGAGACCGTCTCCTCCCACTACGACCGCTCCAACGCCTACTACCGGCTCGTGCTCGGTCCCTCGATGACCTACACCTGCGCCTGCTTCGAGGACTCCTCCGACTCGCTCGAGGACGCCGAGTGGAACAAGATCCGGCTCGTCCTCGACAAGCTCGACCTCCAGCCCGGTCAGCGGCTCCTCGACATCGGCTGCGGCTGGGGCAGCGTCCTCGTCGCAGCGGCGCGCAGGGGGATCAAGGGCATCGGCGTCACCCTGTCGGCCGCCCAGGCCTCCTACGCCAACGCGTGGCTCCAGCGGGAGGGCCTCGACCACCTCGCCGAGGCCCGCGTCATGGACTACCGGGAGATCCCCGAGAGGGACTTCGACGGGATCTGCTCGCTCGGCATGATGGAGCACGTCGGGGTGCGGCACTACGACGAGTACTTCGCCAAGATGTTCGCGATGCTCCGCCCCGGCGGCCGCCTCCTCAACCACCAGATCACCCGCCGCGACGCCCGTCAGGGCAACCGCGCCGGCGCCTTCATCGACCGGTACGTCTTCCCCGACGGCGAGCTCGCCTCGCCCGGCGTCGTGCACCGCCACCTCGAGGACTCCGGGCTCGAGGTCGTCCACGAGGAGAACCTCCGCCAGCACTACGCCTGGACCCTGCAGCACTGGTGCGAGAACCTCCAGGAGCACTGGGACGAGGCCGTCGAGGCCGTCGGACCGCAGACGCCCCTCCTGTGGGGCCTGTACATGGCGGGCTCACGGTGGAACTTCGAGCGCAACAACATCCAGATCCACCAGTTCCTCGCCGTCCGCCCCACCGA from Actinomyces radicidentis includes these protein-coding regions:
- a CDS encoding class I SAM-dependent methyltransferase, whose product is MTVAEMIEAVLRPPLPVRFTGYDGSSTGPEDATVTFHVVRPRAIRYALTAPGDLGLARAYLMGDITTEGVEPGNPYEAFGDLEKLKHCLRRPSASQARRMLATVGVRNLRTPEIPETEADPMWKRTLKGLRPHSERADSETVSSHYDRSNAYYRLVLGPSMTYTCACFEDSSDSLEDAEWNKIRLVLDKLDLQPGQRLLDIGCGWGSVLVAAARRGIKGIGVTLSAAQASYANAWLQREGLDHLAEARVMDYREIPERDFDGICSLGMMEHVGVRHYDEYFAKMFAMLRPGGRLLNHQITRRDARQGNRAGAFIDRYVFPDGELASPGVVHRHLEDSGLEVVHEENLRQHYAWTLQHWCENLQEHWDEAVEAVGPQTPLLWGLYMAGSRWNFERNNIQIHQFLAVRPTDDPKGHYYPQRPWWRA
- the rpoZ gene encoding DNA-directed RNA polymerase subunit omega, with protein sequence MLGTSAQPEGITNPPIDELLEKVDSKYALVVEAAKRARQINSYTQQLEDNQFDYFGPLVETEAEEKPLGIALREIAGDKLEVIPGDEARARRAEAEAARQAAEEDMFADISLDSPITLGDEGQDGGTATSLDDIQF
- the coaBC gene encoding bifunctional phosphopantothenoylcysteine decarboxylase/phosphopantothenate--cysteine ligase CoaBC: MSSSPQRAATPTGTRRVVVGVSGSIAAYKAPFVVRLLRAAGHEVRVVPTEAALRFIGAPALAAVSGHPVDTGVFDDPAAVEHVAVGEWAELVLIAPASADLLARLAAGRADDLLTATVLTTTAPVVVAPAMHTQMWLNPATVENVATLRRRGVTVIEPDSGRLTGADSGVGRFPEPERVVAEALAVLGGDGAPRAGAPAALTDQDLAGRHVVVSAGGTREPLDPVRFLGNRSSGRLGTLIAAEAARHGARATLVAANVGSDVLALLPAGVEVVPVGTALELEAAVRTACADAAAVVMTAAVADFRPAVVSGTKIKKHGLDGDGAGHGGASGAAKGDARPAPIELVENPDVLAGLVTRPPRTDGGRTLVVGFAAETGDATGDVLAHGAAKARRKGADLLAVNAVGDGVGFGDVDSAVVVLDRDGAEVARAAGSKGHIAAGLVNLIAARLA
- the pyrF gene encoding orotidine-5'-phosphate decarboxylase; translation: MSDGLTNEVREDLPGTLPFGARLAEAMDERGPLCVGIDPHGALLESWGLPDTPAGLRDFALRVVDAVGGRVAAVKPQSAFFERHGSAGVAVLEETLAAVREAGTLSILDVKRGDIGSTMGGYAQAYLADGAPLAADAITVSPYLGYGSLAPALDLAAQTGRGVFVLALTSNPEGASVQHAVGESERSVARSVVEGAAGSNAVARAAGTLGSVGLVVGATIGDAVDRLGIDLAAANAPLLAPGVGAQGAGAAELEAVFGAARRNVLASTSRGVLRAGPDAADLREAARTATDQAARALRA
- the gmk gene encoding guanylate kinase gives rise to the protein MSAPTPSRAPRLTVVAGPTAVGKGTIVAELRRRHPELFISVSATTRLPRPGEVDGVHYHFVSDEQFDRLVADGQMLEWALVHGQNRYGTPRGPVQGELDAGRPALLEIDLAGARQVRHSMPEAQLVFIAPPSWDELVSRLVGRGTEGEAERERRLATARVEMDAADEFDRVIVNDTVARATDELEELLGLAG
- the mihF gene encoding integration host factor, actinobacterial type; the protein is MALPVLTQEQRADALARAARARTRRAEVKVSLKNGSMRLSEFLDAAKDDEVLGKMKVVSLLQSMPRVGATTAGAVMAEVGISSSRRVRGLGAHQRAELVRRFG